Proteins encoded within one genomic window of Phototrophicus methaneseepsis:
- a CDS encoding Uma2 family endonuclease: protein MGLTSKILPSGTIIAQDVAEKAFLETYTQKAPSEWINGSVIDLPLHDETCKDVQGFLTELFRNYFSASGQAGQVGENALFKTPETLRRPDVIVYQATDQSHTPVEQALLIVEISTPESHRRDRVEKFLAYEMARVPEYWVIDMATEEVLFYHLNDNGLYELAELDEAYLYHSTSLPKLQISPDIFWQEPLPDSDEVIALAKAMLR from the coding sequence ATGGGTTTGACGAGCAAAATATTACCCAGCGGGACCATCATCGCACAAGACGTTGCCGAAAAAGCATTCCTGGAGACGTATACGCAAAAAGCACCCAGCGAATGGATCAATGGGAGCGTCATTGATTTACCGCTCCATGACGAAACTTGTAAAGATGTGCAGGGGTTCTTAACCGAACTGTTCCGCAACTATTTCAGTGCCAGCGGGCAAGCGGGTCAAGTCGGCGAGAATGCCCTCTTTAAGACACCGGAGACCCTTCGCAGGCCTGATGTCATTGTGTATCAAGCGACAGACCAGAGCCATACGCCCGTTGAACAAGCGCTCCTCATCGTTGAAATTAGCACGCCGGAAAGCCACCGCCGTGATCGTGTGGAGAAATTCCTTGCCTATGAGATGGCACGCGTCCCAGAGTATTGGGTCATCGACATGGCGACAGAAGAGGTCCTCTTTTATCACTTGAATGATAATGGCCTATACGAGCTGGCAGAACTCGATGAAGCCTATTTATATCATTCGACATCTCTGCCAAAGCTCCAAATCAGCCCAGACATTTTCTGGCAAGAACCACTGCCCGATAGTGACGAGGTTATCGCCCTGGCGAAAGCTATGCTGCGCTAA
- the moeB gene encoding molybdopterin-synthase adenylyltransferase MoeB — protein sequence MQALIERQAELSHEEISRYSRHIIMPEVGIEGQRKLKAASVLLIGTGGLGSPTALYLAAAGIGRMGLVDYDVVDESNLQRQVIHGTSTVGVRKVDSAEKRLLDLNPDIQIDKHNVPLTSENALELFAPYDVIIDGTDNFPTRYLVNDACVKLGKPNVYGSIFRFEGQLSVFYAEEGPCYRCMFPEPPPPGLVPSCAEGGVLGILPGTIGTMQATEAIKLILGIGEPMIGRMLLYDALNMEFNTIKVRKDPHCPVCGVPADEVELIDYEQFCGMPAHDHSSFSLADEEEYEGMQEISVSDLKARIDAGDDIVVLDVRDPHEWEIAAIDGTLRIPKGDIQAAKNAVIAGRKLPEETVLAQIPRDKTLMVHCRSGKRSADSINFLREAGYDPNKMYNVLGGILAWADEIDPSLPKY from the coding sequence ATGCAGGCACTAATCGAACGGCAAGCGGAACTCTCCCACGAGGAGATTAGCCGCTACAGCCGTCATATCATCATGCCGGAAGTCGGCATTGAAGGACAGCGCAAATTAAAAGCTGCGAGTGTGCTCTTGATCGGCACAGGCGGCCTTGGCAGCCCAACAGCGTTGTATTTAGCGGCAGCCGGCATCGGGCGTATGGGCCTTGTTGATTACGATGTAGTCGACGAAAGCAATTTACAGCGCCAGGTGATCCATGGCACCAGCACTGTCGGCGTCCGCAAAGTCGACAGCGCAGAAAAGCGCTTGCTCGACCTGAACCCGGATATCCAGATTGATAAACACAATGTGCCCCTGACATCAGAAAACGCCCTGGAGCTATTTGCACCCTATGATGTCATCATTGACGGCACGGATAACTTCCCGACGCGCTATCTGGTCAACGATGCCTGTGTCAAACTGGGCAAACCCAATGTCTACGGCAGCATTTTCCGCTTTGAGGGCCAGCTCAGCGTCTTCTATGCAGAAGAAGGCCCGTGCTACCGCTGCATGTTCCCAGAGCCACCCCCACCAGGGTTGGTCCCAAGCTGCGCAGAAGGTGGCGTCCTGGGCATCCTGCCAGGGACCATTGGCACGATGCAGGCCACAGAAGCGATTAAACTCATCCTGGGCATTGGCGAACCTATGATTGGCCGTATGCTGCTCTATGATGCGCTCAATATGGAATTCAACACCATCAAAGTGCGCAAAGACCCGCATTGCCCCGTCTGCGGTGTTCCGGCTGATGAAGTCGAACTCATTGACTATGAGCAATTCTGCGGTATGCCAGCCCACGATCATAGTTCTTTCAGCCTCGCAGATGAAGAGGAGTACGAAGGCATGCAAGAAATCAGTGTAAGCGACCTGAAAGCCCGCATAGATGCTGGCGATGACATCGTTGTGTTAGACGTCCGTGATCCGCATGAATGGGAAATCGCCGCTATTGATGGCACGCTGCGTATCCCTAAGGGCGATATACAGGCTGCGAAGAACGCCGTAATCGCCGGGCGTAAATTACCAGAAGAAACAGTTCTGGCCCAGATTCCGCGTGATAAGACCCTGATGGTCCACTGCCGCAGCGGCAAGCGCAGTGCGGATTCAATCAACTTCCTGCGGGAAGCTGGTTACGACCCCAATAAGATGTACAACGTGCTGGGTGGCATCCTGGCCTGGGCTGATGAAATTGACCCCAGCCTGCCAAAGTACTAA
- a CDS encoding GNAT family N-acetyltransferase — protein sequence MAFAVQQSPQSLVTTYLEMTSRTDFAPSFVQYADVRVEALQSPDVDFYRFLYQSVGEKWCWRDRLLISRDELASILQAPSTHVYVLYVKGTPAGYVELCAQGESVEVAYFGLREPFFGRGLGKHLLSYGIQQAWMLGARRVWLHTCNLDGPHALANYQKRGFKVFKQVAEPMPERYM from the coding sequence ATGGCATTCGCAGTTCAACAGTCCCCCCAATCTCTCGTCACAACCTATCTGGAAATGACCAGTCGCACTGATTTTGCGCCATCTTTTGTGCAGTATGCGGATGTGCGTGTGGAGGCTTTGCAATCACCGGATGTGGATTTCTACCGGTTTTTGTATCAGTCAGTAGGGGAGAAGTGGTGTTGGCGCGACCGCCTTTTAATATCCCGTGATGAGTTAGCCTCTATTCTGCAAGCTCCGAGCACGCACGTCTACGTGCTTTATGTAAAGGGTACGCCCGCTGGCTATGTGGAGCTTTGTGCACAGGGCGAGAGCGTTGAAGTGGCTTATTTTGGCCTGCGTGAACCCTTCTTTGGGCGCGGGTTGGGCAAACACCTGCTCAGCTATGGCATCCAGCAGGCCTGGATGTTGGGCGCGCGTCGTGTGTGGCTGCACACATGTAACCTGGATGGCCCGCACGCACTGGCAAATTATCAGAAGCGCGGCTTTAAGGTATTCAAGCAAGTCGCTGAACCGATGCCAGAGCGCTATATGTAG
- a CDS encoding spondin domain-containing protein, whose product MYLRLKQALAILAGGLLLTSSVFAQDTEMMDTVTFTITIENVSGEGTVPTGDVVSVPVGAEEAGPATPGNSYQFSFDAEPGQYLNFATMFGNSNDLFFAPSEEGIALFDMDGAPISGDVTDQVQLWDAGTEVNEEPNVGPNQAPRQPAPNTGDDEMGVVTADIMDGFTYPAVSELLSVTVESMDNHFTVTINNISGNAAISTPLSPVLWVLQVDPAPFFTTNEPDRHLGLERLAEDGNPSVLAHAVLGSSVVSPLSPLAYVVHTEAGPIFITGEAAPDNGLEQLAEEGDSTNLGDHLTMSFENSGIINVPVDAMDPGPALPGGAYQFTIQAAPGEYLSFATMLGQSNDLFFGPDENGIALFDMDGNPISGDVTTQVHLWDAGTEVNEPIGEGPNQAPRQPAPNTGEDEMGVVTLIHDGMLTSSMDMSSEEMDMADEETSEESMADEDMATDDMSSDEMDMDEGMDDMGIHYPNASEIIRVTIDVTP is encoded by the coding sequence ATGTACCTGCGTTTAAAGCAAGCACTCGCCATCCTTGCTGGGGGCCTGTTGTTGACTAGCAGCGTCTTCGCCCAGGATACGGAAATGATGGATACCGTCACATTCACCATCACCATTGAAAATGTCAGTGGCGAAGGCACCGTGCCGACTGGCGATGTGGTTTCTGTCCCCGTTGGTGCGGAAGAAGCAGGCCCAGCGACACCGGGCAACAGCTACCAATTCAGCTTCGACGCCGAACCCGGCCAATACTTAAATTTCGCAACCATGTTTGGTAATTCCAATGATTTATTCTTTGCCCCTTCAGAAGAAGGCATTGCCCTGTTCGATATGGATGGCGCCCCTATCAGCGGCGATGTCACCGACCAGGTACAGCTATGGGATGCGGGAACAGAAGTAAATGAGGAGCCCAACGTTGGCCCCAATCAGGCCCCTCGCCAACCCGCGCCCAATACAGGCGACGATGAAATGGGCGTTGTCACTGCGGATATTATGGATGGCTTTACGTATCCCGCCGTCAGTGAACTGCTCTCGGTCACTGTCGAGAGTATGGACAATCATTTCACCGTCACAATCAACAATATCTCTGGCAACGCGGCTATCTCGACGCCTCTTAGCCCGGTACTATGGGTCCTCCAGGTAGACCCTGCGCCCTTCTTCACGACCAATGAACCAGACCGCCACCTGGGGCTGGAACGCTTAGCAGAAGATGGCAACCCGAGCGTGCTTGCTCATGCAGTCCTTGGCAGCAGCGTCGTCAGCCCGCTGAGCCCGTTGGCCTATGTCGTCCATACAGAAGCAGGCCCCATCTTCATCACGGGCGAGGCTGCTCCTGATAATGGTCTGGAACAACTGGCAGAAGAGGGCGACTCCACAAACCTGGGCGACCACCTGACAATGTCATTTGAAAACAGCGGCATTATTAATGTGCCTGTCGATGCCATGGACCCGGGCCCGGCCCTACCCGGTGGTGCCTATCAATTCACGATCCAGGCTGCCCCTGGCGAGTATTTAAGTTTCGCGACCATGTTAGGGCAATCCAACGACCTGTTCTTCGGCCCGGATGAAAATGGCATCGCTCTGTTCGATATGGATGGCAACCCCATTAGCGGGGATGTCACAACACAGGTGCATCTATGGGATGCTGGAACCGAAGTCAATGAACCCATTGGAGAAGGCCCCAACCAGGCACCACGTCAGCCAGCCCCCAACACGGGCGAAGATGAAATGGGCGTCGTCACGCTCATCCATGATGGCATGCTCACAAGCAGTATGGACATGAGCAGCGAAGAGATGGATATGGCTGACGAAGAGACGTCAGAAGAGAGCATGGCTGACGAGGATATGGCTACTGATGACATGAGCAGCGACGAGATGGACATGGATGAAGGCATGGACGATATGGGGATACACTACCCTAACGCCAGCGAAATCATCCGCGTCACAATTGACGTCACTCCATAA
- a CDS encoding acyl-CoA dehydrogenase family protein, protein MNFALNEEQIAAQKMVRDYVQKEVMPTIGEWDRKQEMDPAVLPRMAELGILGISIPVRYGGQGFDYVTLGLVCEELERADTTLRVIMSVHHGLNSMALLQWGTEDQKQRFLVPQAQGEAYAAFCLTEPGAGSDVANMASTAIRKGDKYILNGEKMWISLATKAHNFLVVAKHDPQGEPTHRTMSAFIVTSDMPGVTSGDLHGKLGVRAGSTGWVKFEDVEVPVENRLGEEGEGFKIAMSCLDNGRYTVGAGATGLTRACLEDSVKYAHERETFGTPIGQHQLIKQKIAHMRLWYETSQLLMYKVGWLKNEGMRNTRETSQFKWYATDHSVQAALEAVQVHGAYGFSDEYPVERYLRNSKGAVIYEGTSEIHQLMQADYEMGYRKDKPLRCELPAYDADFWQNEPEPAAGD, encoded by the coding sequence ATGAATTTTGCACTGAATGAAGAACAAATCGCTGCCCAGAAGATGGTGCGTGACTATGTTCAAAAAGAGGTGATGCCAACGATTGGCGAGTGGGATCGTAAGCAAGAGATGGATCCGGCTGTCCTGCCTCGTATGGCAGAATTAGGCATTCTAGGCATCAGCATCCCCGTGCGCTATGGTGGTCAGGGCTTCGACTATGTGACGTTGGGCCTCGTCTGCGAAGAACTGGAACGCGCCGATACCACCCTGCGCGTCATCATGTCCGTGCATCATGGTCTAAACAGTATGGCCCTGCTGCAATGGGGCACGGAAGATCAAAAACAGCGTTTCCTGGTGCCGCAGGCTCAGGGCGAAGCCTATGCGGCATTCTGCCTGACGGAGCCCGGTGCGGGGAGTGATGTCGCGAATATGGCCTCAACAGCTATCCGCAAAGGGGACAAATACATCCTCAATGGCGAGAAGATGTGGATCAGCCTGGCGACCAAGGCTCATAACTTCCTGGTCGTTGCCAAGCACGACCCACAGGGAGAACCGACGCACCGTACGATGAGCGCCTTTATCGTCACCAGCGATATGCCCGGCGTCACCAGTGGCGACCTGCACGGCAAGCTCGGTGTGCGAGCCGGCTCAACTGGCTGGGTGAAGTTCGAAGATGTGGAAGTCCCCGTCGAGAACCGCCTGGGAGAAGAAGGTGAAGGCTTCAAGATCGCTATGAGCTGTCTGGATAATGGCCGCTATACCGTCGGCGCAGGGGCAACGGGCCTCACACGGGCTTGCCTGGAAGACAGCGTCAAATATGCCCATGAGCGCGAGACATTTGGCACGCCTATCGGCCAACATCAACTCATCAAGCAGAAGATCGCCCATATGCGCCTATGGTACGAAACATCACAACTGTTGATGTACAAGGTCGGCTGGTTGAAGAATGAAGGCATGCGCAACACGCGCGAGACGAGCCAGTTCAAATGGTATGCGACGGATCACAGTGTGCAAGCAGCGCTGGAAGCTGTCCAGGTTCATGGTGCTTATGGTTTCAGCGATGAGTACCCCGTTGAACGCTATCTGCGCAACAGCAAAGGGGCTGTCATCTATGAAGGCACCAGCGAAATTCACCAGTTGATGCAGGCCGATTACGAGATGGGCTATCGTAAAGATAAGCCGCTGCGCTGCGAACTCCCCGCTTATGATGCCGATTTCTGGCAGAACGAGCCAGAACCAGCCGCAGGCGATTAA
- a CDS encoding pentapeptide repeat-containing protein, producing MNRLRHFIGNFRSTEQYIEQLRKGSNDAALHALYFLQERGILQDGTLCDSDLTKAKLAKATLATAKLKGVNLSHATLDRAYLYDADLQQAVLAKARFIEANLRQVKLTHADMTACDLSNANLARADLSHTTLKSAILKACNLWNAVLIGANLEGALMQGANVTDVVCDETTTLPDGTFWKPETDWMPFTGE from the coding sequence ATGAATCGGCTCAGACATTTCATCGGCAATTTTCGTTCAACCGAGCAATATATCGAACAACTACGCAAAGGCAGTAACGATGCTGCCCTGCATGCCCTCTACTTTTTGCAAGAGCGCGGCATCCTCCAAGATGGCACCCTGTGCGATAGCGACCTCACAAAAGCCAAACTGGCAAAAGCAACGTTGGCAACGGCCAAACTCAAAGGCGTTAACCTCAGCCATGCCACGCTGGACCGCGCCTATCTCTATGATGCCGATCTGCAACAGGCAGTCCTGGCAAAAGCCCGCTTCATAGAGGCTAATCTACGCCAGGTGAAGCTCACACATGCGGATATGACCGCGTGTGATCTCTCCAATGCAAACCTGGCACGTGCCGATCTCTCTCATACCACGCTCAAGAGCGCCATTCTCAAAGCATGCAACCTATGGAATGCGGTCCTTATAGGCGCTAATCTCGAAGGGGCGCTCATGCAAGGGGCCAATGTAACAGATGTGGTTTGTGATGAGACAACCACCCTACCAGATGGCACATTCTGGAAACCGGAGACGGACTGGATGCCATTTACAGGCGAATAA
- a CDS encoding SGNH/GDSL hydrolase family protein — protein MRILFLGDSLTWGGYGGNFVDRVAEQLPDHEIINAGVGGDTAVNIQRRVEEEIEEHQPDIAFVMVGGNDAVTYCMPKTRSYYKQAKGLLPDGIVTPEEHAQAMRDILTTLLGHRILTAVGLAPTEYSRELLEVRQQYTDAARDVATDLGIPILDLYPDFAPENPIERDPVEIGFILQIGKRSGSDWDDYETERQKWGYTYTFDGMHLMPDAAQRMGEIIATFLQEQFL, from the coding sequence ATGCGAATCTTGTTCCTTGGGGATAGCCTGACATGGGGTGGTTACGGCGGTAACTTCGTCGATAGGGTGGCGGAGCAGCTGCCAGATCACGAAATCATCAATGCTGGTGTCGGTGGCGATACGGCCGTCAACATTCAGCGGCGTGTCGAAGAAGAAATTGAAGAACACCAGCCTGACATCGCCTTTGTGATGGTTGGCGGTAATGATGCCGTCACATACTGTATGCCCAAAACACGCAGTTATTACAAACAAGCCAAGGGGCTTTTACCGGATGGCATCGTCACGCCGGAGGAGCACGCTCAGGCGATGCGCGATATTCTGACGACGCTGTTGGGGCATCGCATCCTCACGGCAGTGGGCTTAGCACCCACTGAATATAGCCGCGAACTGCTGGAAGTGCGTCAACAATACACAGATGCTGCCAGAGATGTCGCCACAGATTTAGGCATCCCTATTCTGGATCTATACCCGGATTTTGCCCCGGAAAATCCTATTGAGCGCGACCCTGTCGAAATTGGGTTTATCCTGCAAATTGGCAAACGCAGCGGCAGCGATTGGGACGATTATGAAACTGAGCGTCAGAAATGGGGCTACACCTATACCTTTGATGGCATGCACCTGATGCCAGATGCCGCGCAGCGTATGGGGGAAATTATTGCCACATTCCTGCAAGAACAATTCCTATGA
- a CDS encoding YqaE/Pmp3 family membrane protein, whose product MGCFRALLCIILPPLAVLDRGCGTIIIVTALTVAGWVPGVIAALLLNYMVEQERRDRHR is encoded by the coding sequence ATGGGGTGCTTTAGAGCGCTGCTTTGTATCATTCTGCCGCCGCTGGCTGTGCTGGATCGCGGCTGTGGTACCATCATCATCGTAACAGCACTGACAGTTGCAGGTTGGGTCCCCGGCGTCATTGCGGCCCTGCTTTTAAACTATATGGTAGAACAAGAACGACGCGATCGTCATCGTTGA
- a CDS encoding electron transfer flavoprotein subunit beta/FixA family protein: MTLHIVTFTRSTPDTAAKVEVDGSGNVVWDAANVVNPWDEYALEEAIVQAKNTGGKATVIAVGDDSHEEALKHSLAMGLNEAIRVTEESANMGDSLIWSTLAAGAVQKLGDVQLAIFGKEAIDTQTDQHIYQTARKLGWTVLSFVSKILELDADAGTIKVERAVEHGKQTVTAKLPVVISVVKGINEPRYPSFIGIRKASKATIPVWGASDLGIELPQAPTEVLSYENPPARDITTEIIEGATIEEKATKLVDKLLEEKVL, from the coding sequence ATGACCTTGCATATTGTCACATTTACCCGCAGCACACCCGATACTGCCGCCAAGGTGGAAGTCGATGGCAGTGGTAACGTCGTCTGGGATGCCGCGAATGTTGTCAATCCCTGGGACGAATACGCTCTCGAAGAGGCGATTGTCCAGGCTAAGAACACGGGTGGTAAAGCAACTGTCATCGCCGTTGGCGACGATAGCCACGAAGAAGCGCTCAAGCACAGCCTGGCGATGGGATTGAACGAAGCCATCCGCGTCACAGAAGAAAGTGCAAACATGGGTGACAGCCTGATCTGGTCAACTTTGGCCGCAGGGGCTGTGCAAAAGCTTGGCGATGTTCAATTAGCAATCTTCGGTAAAGAAGCCATCGACACCCAGACAGACCAACACATTTACCAAACGGCCCGCAAACTAGGCTGGACCGTGCTCAGCTTCGTCAGCAAAATCCTGGAATTAGATGCAGACGCCGGGACCATCAAAGTTGAGCGCGCTGTAGAACATGGCAAACAAACGGTTACAGCAAAGCTGCCCGTCGTTATCAGCGTGGTCAAAGGCATTAATGAGCCACGCTACCCCTCGTTCATCGGCATTCGTAAAGCCTCAAAAGCGACGATCCCTGTATGGGGTGCCTCAGACCTGGGTATTGAGCTGCCTCAAGCGCCTACGGAAGTGCTCAGCTACGAAAACCCACCTGCACGCGATATCACAACAGAGATCATCGAAGGCGCAACAATCGAAGAAAAAGCAACGAAACTGGTCGACAAGCTCCTGGAGGAAAAAGTCCTATGA